Proteins encoded within one genomic window of Solibaculum mannosilyticum:
- a CDS encoding response regulator transcription factor, whose product MDYSYLKQKKVLLVDDEKEILDMVSDFLRKDGYTQVRTAGTMREAVIVAKEWDPDFAILDVMLPDGDGFSLLEQLRIFTKIPVLFLTARGEDEDKIHGLGLGADDYMVKPFLDQELLLRVGIILRRYYKEENPLVQLAGSQIDFSRAEVVKNGEHFSLTAKEYEILQGLYRNAGRIVTIDQLCEAAWGENPYGYENSLMAHIRRIREKIEANPSRPVSLITVKGLGYKLMLEG is encoded by the coding sequence ATGGATTACAGCTATTTAAAACAGAAAAAAGTCCTCCTCGTGGACGACGAGAAGGAAATCTTAGATATGGTCTCTGATTTTCTGAGGAAAGATGGTTATACACAAGTCCGAACAGCAGGCACAATGAGGGAAGCGGTTATAGTTGCAAAAGAATGGGATCCGGATTTTGCCATCTTAGATGTGATGCTGCCGGACGGAGACGGCTTTTCCCTTTTAGAACAGCTGAGAATATTTACAAAAATACCAGTCCTGTTTTTGACAGCCCGCGGAGAGGACGAGGATAAAATTCACGGCCTGGGTCTGGGTGCGGACGATTATATGGTAAAACCGTTTCTGGATCAGGAATTGCTATTGCGAGTCGGGATTATCCTTCGGCGGTATTATAAAGAGGAAAACCCATTGGTCCAGCTGGCGGGAAGCCAGATTGATTTTTCACGAGCTGAGGTGGTTAAAAACGGGGAACATTTCTCGCTCACCGCCAAAGAGTATGAGATTCTGCAGGGCCTCTACCGGAATGCTGGACGCATTGTGACGATCGATCAGCTGTGCGAGGCTGCTTGGGGGGAAAATCCGTACGGGTATGAGAACAGTCTGATGGCACATATCCGCCGAATCCGTGAAAAGATTGAAGCCAACCCTTCCCGGCCGGTGTCCTTGATTACCGTCAAGGGCCTAGGGTATAAACTGATGCTGGAGGGCTGA
- a CDS encoding sensor histidine kinase, giving the protein MKSTFKLIRRFAKILLFSVIILFVINILLLIFVFYRSTSNAGGWDAAERIGTELAETESGSYTLSEEGETILQQRNAWAILIGDRTGDVIWHSENLPEGIPLHYSASDISYYTRGYIEDYPTTTAARGDDLILMGYPKDMYWKHMWPTFDYQLVAKIPQLILLFAAVNFFVIILIYFISTSGVLKSIKPIVGGIQDLPEGKEVYIKEKGMLSDLAVALNSVSEKLRRQERELKKKETARANWISGVSHDIRTPLSMVMGYAGQLEESTELSEEDKRKASIIRRQSLRIKKLVNDLNLASKLEYNMQILHMQPVNLIAIARQSVVEHMNADLDEKYPMEWNTIEDLEPCMIDGDKELLVRAVNNLIDNSQAHNPKGCHISVGVQAVADAYHIIVEDDGIGITDEKLKNLRNTPHYMMNDHGTAEPRHGLGLLIVQQIVAAHGGTVTFDHGSHRGFVATLIFPAK; this is encoded by the coding sequence ATGAAAAGCACCTTTAAACTTATCCGACGCTTTGCAAAGATCTTGCTTTTCTCGGTGATCATTTTATTTGTGATCAATATTCTGTTGCTTATTTTTGTCTTTTACAGAAGCACATCGAACGCAGGCGGATGGGATGCCGCAGAACGGATTGGAACAGAGTTGGCTGAAACGGAAAGCGGAAGTTATACGCTTTCAGAGGAAGGGGAAACAATCTTACAGCAAAGAAATGCGTGGGCAATTTTAATCGGGGATCGAACCGGCGATGTGATCTGGCACAGCGAGAATCTTCCAGAAGGCATACCGCTCCATTACTCCGCGTCGGATATCTCCTATTATACGAGGGGATATATTGAAGACTATCCCACCACTACCGCAGCCCGTGGGGATGACCTGATTCTTATGGGGTATCCAAAGGATATGTACTGGAAACATATGTGGCCGACTTTTGATTATCAGCTGGTTGCCAAGATACCGCAACTAATTTTACTTTTTGCAGCGGTCAATTTTTTTGTCATCATCTTGATCTATTTTATATCGACATCGGGCGTGTTAAAATCAATAAAACCTATTGTCGGAGGAATCCAGGATCTGCCGGAAGGAAAAGAAGTTTATATTAAAGAAAAGGGAATGCTTTCAGATTTAGCTGTCGCGCTCAACAGCGTATCCGAGAAGCTCCGGCGGCAGGAGAGGGAACTCAAGAAAAAAGAAACCGCCCGTGCAAATTGGATCTCCGGCGTCTCCCATGATATCCGTACACCGCTCTCCATGGTGATGGGCTATGCCGGGCAGCTGGAGGAAAGTACGGAGCTTTCTGAAGAAGACAAAAGAAAAGCATCGATTATTCGCCGGCAGAGTCTTAGGATAAAAAAACTGGTGAACGATCTGAATCTAGCATCCAAATTGGAATACAATATGCAGATTCTCCATATGCAGCCAGTCAATTTGATCGCAATAGCCAGGCAGAGTGTCGTAGAACACATGAATGCAGATTTAGACGAAAAATATCCAATGGAATGGAATACCATCGAGGATCTGGAACCTTGTATGATAGATGGGGATAAGGAATTACTTGTCCGTGCGGTCAACAATTTGATTGACAATTCCCAGGCACATAATCCAAAAGGCTGTCATATCTCCGTGGGCGTACAGGCTGTAGCAGATGCTTATCATATCATCGTGGAAGACGATGGTATAGGTATTACCGATGAGAAGCTGAAAAATCTCCGCAATACGCCGCACTATATGATGAACGACCATGGAACAGCAGAGCCGCGGCATGGTCTGGGCCTCCTGATAGTGCAGCAGATTGTCGCCGCGCATGGCGGAACGGTTACATTTGATCATGGTTCCCATCGCGGATTTGTCGCAACCTTAATTTTTCCAGCAAAGTGA
- a CDS encoding LysR family transcriptional regulator: MTLQQLHYAIAIAEAGSLNKAAEILYIAQPSLTSSMQELEKEIGITIFNRSGRGVVPTQDGTEFLLYARQIYSQYEALIDKYGKGQNLKKKFGVSTQHYSFAVKAFVEMVRSFDTSQYEFAIRETKTRDVIMDVGSLRSEIGILYLSDFNRAAITKLLRSNNLEFHPLIFCDAYVYLWSGHPLAKKEKISFEELKDYPCLSFEQGDASSFYFSEEILSTKEYIRTIKANDRATMLNLMVGLNGYTLCSGIICEELNGDDYLAVPFDSDSVEEGSVMEIGYIIKQNSVLSNIGKHYIEKIIEYLNIGEKDADVNIQKGS; encoded by the coding sequence ATGACACTTCAGCAACTACATTATGCAATTGCTATAGCTGAGGCAGGCTCTTTGAATAAAGCCGCTGAAATACTGTACATTGCGCAGCCCTCTTTGACCAGTTCTATGCAGGAGCTTGAGAAAGAGATAGGCATTACGATTTTTAATCGAAGCGGCCGCGGCGTGGTACCGACGCAGGATGGTACAGAATTCTTACTGTATGCGCGTCAGATATACAGCCAATATGAAGCGCTTATAGACAAATATGGGAAAGGCCAAAATCTAAAAAAGAAATTTGGAGTTTCCACACAGCACTATTCTTTTGCAGTCAAAGCATTTGTAGAGATGGTAAGGAGTTTCGATACTTCTCAGTATGAATTTGCCATACGGGAAACGAAAACGCGGGATGTTATCATGGATGTAGGCAGTTTAAGAAGCGAAATCGGCATTCTTTACCTTAGCGATTTCAATCGGGCGGCTATTACAAAACTTCTACGAAGCAACAATCTGGAATTTCATCCTCTGATTTTTTGTGATGCCTATGTTTATCTGTGGTCGGGACATCCATTGGCCAAAAAGGAGAAAATCAGTTTTGAAGAGCTGAAAGACTATCCATGCCTCTCTTTTGAACAAGGTGATGCCAGTTCCTTTTATTTCTCTGAGGAAATACTAAGCACAAAAGAATACATCCGAACCATCAAAGCCAATGACCGGGCAACGATGCTTAACCTGATGGTTGGGCTAAATGGGTATACTTTATGTTCCGGTATTATCTGTGAAGAACTCAATGGAGATGATTATCTTGCGGTTCCTTTTGATTCGGATTCTGTGGAAGAAGGCAGCGTAATGGAGATTGGATATATTATAAAACAGAATAGTGTACTCAGTAACATCGGCAAACATTACATAGAAAAAATAATAGAGTATCTGAACATCGGAGAAAAGGATGCTGATGTAAATATCCAAAAGGGTTCATGA
- a CDS encoding O-acetylhomoserine aminocarboxypropyltransferase/cysteine synthase family protein, translating into MANINDSKNWSFETRQLHIGQEKADPTTDARAVPIYATTSYVFHDSQHAADRFELKDAGNIYGRLTNPTQDIFEKRIASLEGGVTALATASGAAAIHYTIAALAKSGEHIVASKTIYGGTYNLLAHTLPLSSGITASFVDPDVEGSFEAAIQDNTKAIFIETLGNPNSNMIDIESVAAVAHKHGIPLVIDSTFATPYLIRPLEHGADIVVHSATKFIGGHGTAIGGVIVDGGTFDWKASAKYPWISEANPSYHGISFSDAVGPAAFATYIRAILLRDTGATLSPFHAFLFLQGLETLSLRVKQHVENALKIVEYLDHHPQVEAVHHPSLPGEPSHNLYHKYFPNGAGSIFTFEIKGDAATAQKFIDNLAIFSLLANVADVKSLVIHPASTTHSQLTDEELLDQGIKPNTIRLSIGIENANDLIAALDAAFKAVK; encoded by the coding sequence ATGGCAAACATTAATGACTCCAAAAACTGGAGTTTTGAAACCAGACAGTTACATATTGGACAAGAAAAAGCGGATCCTACCACCGATGCAAGAGCAGTTCCGATCTATGCAACAACATCCTATGTATTCCATGATTCACAGCATGCTGCAGACCGTTTTGAACTGAAGGATGCAGGCAATATCTACGGAAGACTAACAAATCCTACCCAGGACATCTTTGAGAAGAGGATTGCCTCTTTAGAGGGGGGAGTCACAGCATTGGCTACAGCATCCGGAGCCGCGGCCATCCATTATACAATCGCAGCTTTGGCAAAGAGCGGGGAACACATTGTAGCCTCCAAAACCATCTATGGAGGGACCTATAATCTTCTGGCACATACGCTTCCGTTGTCTTCCGGTATTACTGCCAGTTTTGTAGATCCGGATGTAGAAGGCTCCTTTGAAGCAGCGATTCAAGATAACACTAAGGCAATTTTTATTGAGACGCTTGGAAACCCCAACTCCAACATGATTGATATTGAATCGGTTGCGGCAGTAGCGCACAAACACGGCATTCCGCTGGTGATTGATTCCACATTTGCAACTCCTTATCTAATTCGCCCACTGGAACATGGTGCGGACATTGTTGTGCATTCCGCCACCAAGTTCATCGGTGGGCATGGGACGGCTATTGGCGGTGTGATAGTGGATGGGGGGACTTTTGATTGGAAAGCGTCTGCAAAGTATCCCTGGATTTCCGAAGCAAATCCCAGTTACCATGGAATTTCTTTTTCCGACGCTGTAGGTCCTGCAGCATTTGCCACCTATATTCGCGCGATTCTTCTTCGTGATACCGGGGCCACGCTTTCTCCATTTCATGCTTTTCTGTTTTTGCAAGGACTTGAAACCCTTTCACTCCGGGTGAAACAGCATGTAGAGAATGCGTTAAAGATTGTGGAGTACTTGGATCATCATCCACAAGTAGAGGCGGTACATCATCCATCTCTTCCAGGCGAACCCAGCCATAACCTGTATCATAAATATTTTCCAAACGGTGCTGGTTCTATTTTTACATTTGAGATCAAAGGCGATGCCGCGACTGCACAAAAGTTCATCGATAACTTGGCGATTTTCTCGTTGCTTGCCAATGTAGCAGATGTAAAATCCCTTGTGATTCATCCGGCAAGTACCACTCACTCCCAACTAACAGACGAAGAATTATTAGACCAAGGTATTAAGCCCAATACAATTCGTCTATCCATTGGCATTGAAAACGCAAATGATCTGATTGCCGCTTTGGATGCTGCCTTTAAAGCAGTAAAGTAA
- a CDS encoding PadR family transcriptional regulator — translation MEHITEMLKGILEGCVLEIIDRNDTYGYEITRQLNTLGFTDVVEGTVYTILIRLEKNKLVNVQKKRSELGPPRKFYSLNDAGREELRIFWEKWEFISSRINKLKEELKDA, via the coding sequence TTGGAACATATAACGGAAATGCTGAAAGGGATATTAGAAGGCTGTGTTCTTGAAATTATCGACCGAAACGATACCTACGGCTATGAGATTACACGTCAGCTAAATACCTTGGGTTTTACTGATGTCGTGGAGGGTACTGTTTATACAATATTGATAAGGCTTGAAAAAAATAAGCTTGTTAATGTTCAAAAGAAGCGGTCTGAATTAGGGCCGCCACGCAAATTTTATTCTTTGAATGATGCGGGCCGTGAAGAACTGCGTATATTCTGGGAAAAATGGGAATTTATATCCTCAAGAATAAACAAATTGAAGGAGGAACTTAAAGATGCGTGA
- a CDS encoding DUF1048 domain-containing protein — MRDFFNDYMNIPKMIREKRRYKQQMARVHALPEDYQYVYKKIQNHMWQFVSGAGYDMMEIQYGLIDLFEEGAADGKDVLEVTGEDVATFVEELLKNTRTYTGDWRDKFNRDITKAIRSKRSAF, encoded by the coding sequence ATGCGTGATTTTTTTAACGATTATATGAATATTCCTAAAATGATTAGGGAAAAACGCAGATACAAACAACAAATGGCCAGAGTCCACGCTTTGCCTGAAGATTATCAATATGTATATAAGAAGATTCAAAATCATATGTGGCAGTTTGTTTCAGGAGCAGGTTACGATATGATGGAGATACAGTATGGATTGATAGACTTATTCGAAGAAGGCGCGGCAGATGGAAAAGATGTTTTAGAAGTCACAGGTGAAGATGTGGCTACATTTGTCGAGGAACTTTTGAAAAATACAAGAACTTATACAGGGGATTGGCGAGACAAATTTAATCGGGACATTACAAAAGCAATAAGATCCAAGCGCTCGGCTTTTTAA
- a CDS encoding MerR family transcriptional regulator, whose protein sequence is MKRKYFSVGEAAKIVHMTSESLRHYDRIGLVQPSRRDPRTNYRYYTEQDIVRLNTVHALQQMDLPLQEIKQVLEYDDLEKIVGFLDKAEKKADEKIAALQYGKSKIQLAKADYQKKLQQRQVMQGKFIKHFPQRVIMLSNTLETPTLENLWNYLHHFYTQIDPSLKDQFTFEDLAGIYTENGLSRLFAVCIRHAEIDGLKILPEGEYLCADCTAENKEHTINDLLKTVKQQYGIVPEFSIQIVVISGILQWQYQIQVLIG, encoded by the coding sequence ATGAAAAGAAAATATTTTTCAGTAGGTGAAGCTGCAAAAATTGTGCATATGACGAGTGAATCCCTCCGGCATTACGACCGAATTGGACTTGTACAACCAAGTCGAAGGGATCCGCGGACAAACTATCGTTATTATACGGAACAAGACATCGTCCGTTTGAATACCGTACACGCTTTGCAGCAGATGGATCTGCCTTTGCAAGAAATAAAACAAGTCTTGGAATACGACGATCTTGAGAAAATTGTCGGTTTCCTGGATAAGGCTGAGAAAAAAGCTGATGAAAAAATAGCTGCACTTCAATATGGAAAATCTAAAATCCAGTTGGCAAAGGCGGATTACCAAAAAAAGCTACAGCAAAGACAAGTGATGCAAGGAAAGTTTATCAAGCATTTTCCGCAGCGCGTAATTATGCTGTCAAATACTCTTGAAACTCCAACATTGGAAAACCTTTGGAATTATCTCCATCATTTTTATACTCAAATTGATCCTTCCTTAAAAGACCAGTTTACCTTTGAGGATTTGGCTGGAATTTATACAGAAAATGGACTCTCCAGGTTGTTTGCTGTCTGCATCCGTCATGCAGAGATAGACGGATTGAAAATCTTGCCGGAAGGGGAATACTTGTGCGCCGATTGTACTGCTGAAAATAAAGAGCATACAATAAATGATCTATTGAAAACTGTAAAGCAACAATATGGTATCGTCCCTGAATTTAGCATACAAATAGTCGTCATCTCAGGCATTTTACAATGGCAATACCAAATTCAAGTTCTCATTGGATAA
- a CDS encoding DUF4097 family beta strand repeat-containing protein, which produces MKKLSALLLSVLFVMMFFTGCSNDGETFQARTYTPNEAIRQVNIDVHDREVEVSLSSDEQVHIDYFESDKEYYDISVSDDGVLTMDAESDKSWQDYIGGKTSAGADKISLQVPDRLLETLVITTTKGDITLPALNVTDSLSLITNSGDINFDRLNAENTLTLENKNGDIKGSILGGYDDYTISCSIKKGESNLPDTKEGGQKTLKVTNNNGDIAIDFVKP; this is translated from the coding sequence ATGAAAAAATTATCTGCGTTACTTTTATCCGTTTTATTTGTAATGATGTTTTTTACAGGCTGTTCCAACGACGGGGAGACTTTTCAGGCCAGAACTTATACCCCAAATGAAGCGATACGTCAAGTCAATATAGATGTGCACGATCGAGAGGTTGAGGTATCTTTGTCGAGCGACGAACAAGTCCATATTGACTATTTCGAAAGCGATAAGGAATACTACGACATCTCAGTTTCAGATGATGGCGTTTTGACTATGGACGCTGAAAGCGATAAGAGCTGGCAGGATTATATCGGTGGAAAAACATCGGCAGGTGCGGATAAAATATCTCTACAGGTCCCGGATAGGCTTTTGGAAACATTAGTAATAACCACAACGAAAGGGGATATCACGCTTCCTGCTTTGAATGTAACAGACAGCCTTTCCTTGATTACAAACAGCGGAGATATTAATTTTGACCGATTGAATGCCGAAAATACATTGACATTGGAAAACAAAAACGGAGATATTAAGGGAAGTATTCTCGGAGGATACGATGATTACACCATTTCCTGCAGCATCAAAAAAGGAGAGAGCAATTTACCAGACACTAAAGAGGGAGGGCAAAAAACATTAAAGGTGACGAACAACAACGGCGACATTGCTATCGACTTTGTGAAGCCGTAA
- a CDS encoding helix-turn-helix transcriptional regulator — translation MKIDRLIGILSILLQQEKVTAPFLAEKFEVSRRTINRDIEDLCRAGIPIVTVQGAGGGISIMSGYRMDRTLLSSSDMQAILAGLRSLDSVSGTNRYAQLMEKLSVGASTLMPGGQHIFIDLSSWSKAAIFPKIELIHGAIDCRRKISFTYFSPKGESRRLIAPYYLIFQWSSWYVWGYCEDRGDFRLFKLGRMAGLQMEGVFEKRPAPLPDLSQEKVFPHRYQVKAIIDPEYKWRLVEEYGPESFVTQEDGKLLFSFGFTDEKSVLCWVLSFQGGAEIVEPKDFRRILFAFGEELQKKYGQS, via the coding sequence ATGAAAATTGACCGGTTAATTGGCATTCTCTCTATTCTGTTGCAACAGGAAAAGGTGACGGCTCCTTTTCTGGCAGAAAAATTTGAAGTGTCCCGCCGTACGATCAATCGAGATATTGAGGATCTTTGTAGAGCAGGGATTCCCATAGTAACTGTACAAGGGGCAGGCGGCGGGATCTCCATCATGTCAGGGTACCGGATGGACCGGACATTGTTGTCCTCTTCGGATATGCAGGCGATTCTTGCAGGACTTCGCAGTTTGGACAGCGTCAGTGGAACCAATCGTTACGCCCAGCTGATGGAAAAGTTATCCGTTGGGGCATCCACGCTAATGCCAGGCGGACAACATATTTTTATTGATCTTTCATCCTGGAGTAAGGCCGCTATTTTTCCCAAGATAGAGTTAATACATGGGGCTATTGATTGTAGAAGAAAAATAAGTTTTACCTACTTTTCGCCCAAAGGGGAATCGAGACGATTGATAGCGCCTTATTATCTGATTTTCCAATGGTCGAGTTGGTATGTCTGGGGATACTGTGAGGATAGAGGAGATTTCCGTCTATTTAAGTTAGGCAGAATGGCAGGTTTGCAGATGGAAGGAGTTTTTGAAAAACGTCCGGCACCTTTGCCGGATTTATCCCAAGAGAAGGTTTTTCCCCATAGATATCAGGTAAAAGCGATCATTGATCCGGAGTATAAATGGCGTCTTGTGGAGGAATATGGGCCGGAGAGTTTTGTAACGCAAGAGGATGGAAAACTTTTATTTTCCTTTGGGTTTACTGATGAAAAAAGCGTACTATGTTGGGTTTTATCTTTTCAGGGAGGAGCGGAGATCGTAGAGCCAAAGGATTTTCGCAGAATATTATTTGCCTTTGGGGAAGAGTTACAGAAAAAGTATGGACAATCATGA
- a CDS encoding GyrI-like domain-containing protein, which yields MEYEIVLLKEKTIVGIAGRTNNQSPDMGKIIGGLWCRFYGDGIYDSIDGKINDKVLGIYTDYEGNEQDDYTVIVACEVSEVTESEQFTVGKIPAGRYAKFAVEGEEPAEVAKAWQKIWDMDDLPRSFICDFEEYQSSDMGRKKIHLYIGLRE from the coding sequence ATGGAATATGAAATTGTACTACTCAAGGAAAAGACCATTGTTGGAATAGCCGGACGCACCAACAACCAGTCCCCGGATATGGGAAAGATCATCGGGGGGCTTTGGTGCCGCTTTTACGGCGATGGCATTTACGATTCCATAGATGGTAAGATAAATGATAAAGTTTTGGGTATTTACACAGATTATGAGGGGAATGAACAAGACGATTATACTGTGATTGTCGCCTGTGAGGTGTCGGAGGTCACGGAAAGTGAACAGTTTACCGTTGGAAAAATACCGGCTGGCCGGTATGCAAAGTTTGCCGTCGAGGGAGAAGAACCTGCAGAAGTGGCCAAAGCGTGGCAGAAGATATGGGATATGGATGATCTGCCGAGATCTTTTATTTGTGACTTCGAGGAGTATCAGAGCAGCGATATGGGCCGGAAAAAAATCCATCTTTATATAGGATTGCGGGAATAA
- a CDS encoding TfoX/Sxy family protein codes for MASTLGFVKYVAEQLQDAGKITYRRMFGEYGLYCNGIFFSVVCDDQFFVKITSEGENAFPYLPKSPPYKGARDYFLVEDIDDRELMEKLAKVTCSALQTPKPKKRRD; via the coding sequence ATGGCATCGACGTTGGGATTTGTAAAGTACGTGGCGGAACAGCTGCAGGATGCAGGTAAAATTACTTACCGGAGAATGTTTGGAGAATATGGGCTTTACTGCAATGGCATATTTTTCTCTGTTGTTTGCGATGATCAATTTTTTGTGAAGATCACCTCAGAAGGGGAGAATGCCTTTCCATATCTGCCTAAGTCGCCGCCGTACAAGGGAGCAAGGGACTACTTTCTTGTGGAGGATATAGACGACAGAGAGTTGATGGAAAAACTCGCAAAAGTGACTTGTTCCGCATTGCAGACCCCTAAACCAAAGAAACGGAGAGATTGA
- a CDS encoding GyrI-like domain-containing protein yields the protein MASFDFKKEYKEFYLPPKKPQIVEVPVMDFIAVRGEGNPNEEEGDYKIAIGLLYTIAYTIKMSKLGKHKIEGYFDYVVPPLEGFWWQEGRTNIDYAQKENFKWISLIRLPDFVSKEELNWAVKEATEKKRMDFSKVEFLTYEEGVCVQCMHIGPYDHEPETIYEMERFAEEQGYRIDLAGERYHHEIYLSDVRKCKPENLKTVIRQPIRLL from the coding sequence ATGGCCAGTTTTGACTTTAAGAAGGAATACAAGGAATTTTATCTTCCTCCTAAAAAACCGCAGATTGTGGAGGTTCCTGTCATGGATTTTATCGCTGTCAGAGGTGAGGGAAATCCGAATGAAGAAGAGGGAGACTATAAAATAGCCATCGGCTTACTCTATACGATTGCCTATACCATCAAAATGAGCAAGTTGGGAAAGCACAAGATAGAAGGATACTTTGATTATGTAGTTCCGCCGCTAGAGGGATTCTGGTGGCAGGAGGGAAGGACTAATATCGATTACGCCCAAAAAGAGAATTTTAAATGGATCTCCCTCATTCGTCTACCGGATTTTGTATCGAAGGAGGAACTAAATTGGGCGGTAAAAGAGGCTACGGAGAAAAAGAGGATGGACTTTTCAAAAGTGGAGTTTTTAACCTATGAGGAAGGTGTTTGTGTGCAGTGTATGCACATAGGTCCTTACGATCATGAGCCGGAGACCATATATGAAATGGAACGGTTTGCAGAAGAACAGGGCTATAGAATTGATCTGGCAGGAGAACGATATCACCATGAAATTTACCTCAGTGATGTGCGAAAATGCAAACCAGAGAATTTAAAAACAGTGATCCGTCAGCCGATCCGTTTGCTGTAA
- a CDS encoding ABC transporter permease produces MKHAMTAIIRKDLRGIAANKRLFSALLIVPIVLTIVLPTIFILTLHFAPTEADDFQRLLQMLPITEQHGDFSKTVAALILNYILPVFFLIIPIMTASIMAASSFVGEKEKHTLETLLYCPLSLKQIFRSKVLASFLLSMTVSILSFLAMIVVLETEIFFTFGGFLLPDIKWLFIMLLISPAISLIAITLIVRFSAKAQSVEEAQQGAIFLILPVLLLIVGQFTGVLLISTWILLAIGVVCALLAWLLLKKAMGKFHYEMLLK; encoded by the coding sequence ATGAAACATGCAATGACCGCTATCATCCGAAAGGACCTACGAGGAATCGCTGCGAATAAACGCTTATTTTCCGCCTTACTGATTGTTCCAATCGTTCTAACAATCGTCTTACCTACTATTTTTATTTTAACCCTTCATTTTGCTCCTACCGAAGCCGACGATTTCCAGAGACTGCTTCAGATGCTTCCCATAACCGAACAACATGGAGATTTTTCTAAGACGGTGGCAGCACTCATTTTAAATTATATCTTACCGGTCTTCTTCCTCATAATTCCTATTATGACCGCCTCCATTATGGCAGCTAGTTCCTTCGTGGGGGAAAAAGAAAAACACACTTTGGAAACACTACTATATTGTCCACTGTCTCTCAAGCAGATCTTTCGTTCCAAAGTATTGGCTTCTTTTTTGCTCAGTATGACAGTATCGATCCTCTCCTTTTTGGCTATGATTGTGGTTTTGGAGACTGAGATTTTCTTTACTTTCGGTGGTTTCCTCTTGCCCGATATCAAATGGCTGTTTATTATGCTGCTGATTTCACCTGCCATCTCCCTCATCGCCATCACGTTGATTGTACGATTCTCCGCCAAAGCACAAAGTGTAGAGGAAGCTCAACAAGGTGCAATTTTTCTTATCCTTCCTGTTCTACTGCTGATCGTCGGCCAGTTCACCGGGGTCCTGCTGATCAGCACATGGATTTTATTGGCAATCGGTGTAGTTTGTGCACTGTTGGCTTGGCTTCTTTTAAAAAAGGCAATGGGAAAATTCCATTATGAGATGCTTTTAAAATAA